One window from the genome of Paenibacillus azoreducens encodes:
- the prpB gene encoding methylisocitrate lyase: protein MAWLIEEEPDQKQLAAQFRKLVSGPTIVKIPGAHDGMAARIAKQFDFKAIYLSGAAYTASRGLPDLGLIYSNEVAERARELIRASGLPLLVDIDTGFGGILNVARTAKEMVEAKVAAVQIEDQEMPKKCGHLNGKKLVSAEEMVQKIRTIKEVSPTLFVVARTDAKSVEGIEAAMDRAKQYLAAGADGIFPEALESEEEYRRFSSSVNCSLLANMTEFGKTPYYTADQFESWGYNMVIYPVTSLRVAAKAYERVFAEISQTGTQINSLHDMQTRQELYDSIRYYDYEALDGKIAKTVLPKP, encoded by the coding sequence ATGGCTTGGCTAATTGAAGAGGAACCGGACCAAAAGCAGTTGGCTGCACAATTCCGAAAGCTTGTTAGTGGCCCAACGATTGTTAAAATTCCCGGAGCTCATGATGGGATGGCTGCAAGAATTGCCAAACAATTTGATTTTAAAGCGATCTATCTCTCTGGAGCCGCTTATACGGCCAGCAGAGGTTTGCCGGATTTAGGCCTTATCTACTCCAACGAGGTAGCTGAGCGTGCACGCGAGCTGATTCGCGCATCCGGACTCCCATTGTTGGTTGATATCGATACAGGTTTCGGAGGTATATTAAACGTAGCCCGAACCGCAAAGGAAATGGTGGAGGCTAAGGTAGCAGCCGTTCAAATTGAGGATCAGGAAATGCCGAAAAAATGCGGCCATTTAAATGGCAAGAAGCTTGTTTCCGCTGAGGAAATGGTTCAAAAAATCCGTACGATCAAAGAAGTGAGTCCTACACTTTTCGTTGTTGCCCGTACAGATGCGAAAAGCGTGGAAGGAATCGAGGCGGCAATGGATAGAGCTAAACAATATCTGGCTGCGGGGGCGGATGGTATTTTCCCGGAAGCATTGGAAAGCGAAGAAGAATATAGACGTTTCAGTTCCTCTGTAAATTGCTCTTTGCTGGCCAATATGACTGAATTCGGAAAAACTCCATATTATACTGCGGATCAATTTGAAAGCTGGGGATATAACATGGTAATCTATCCCGTTACCTCCCTGCGAGTGGCGGCCAAAGCGTATGAGCGGGTTTTTGCGGAGATCAGCCAAACCGGGACGCAAATAAATTCACTCCATGATATGCAGACGAGACAAGAACTTTACGATTCGATTCGGTATTATGATTATGAAGCGTTGGATGGAAAAATAGCGAAGACCGTTTTGCCGAAACCGTAA
- the mmgD gene encoding citrate synthase: MSTQYQPGLENVIASETTISYLDVENEEIVLRGYNLIELAKQVTYLDIVGLMLDGTLPTSDQRISLEDQLKSEYDFPQDVLSMLKLFPEKANLMDVLRTGVSAIASYDDELEDRSREANYRKSIRLLAKVPQIVANGYRAVSKQPFVEPRKDLSYTGNFLYMITGKEPMKMEEMVFDQSLIAYSEHEMPNSTFAARVIASTQADIYGALAGAVASLKGTLHGGANEAVMKMLLEVGSEADIEPLLMDKLSRKERIMGFGHRVYMKKVDPRAVLMKEALAELVKEKNQQELLRMCVIGEEVMKREKGLYPNLDYYAAPVYHLLGIPIELFTPVFLAARTIGICAHVIEQHENNRLFRPRVLYKGPRNLHPQDSSYIQIGEGELNEHC, from the coding sequence ATGAGTACGCAATATCAACCTGGTCTTGAAAACGTGATCGCAAGTGAGACAACCATTTCTTATCTTGATGTTGAGAATGAAGAGATTGTATTGCGTGGTTATAACTTGATCGAACTTGCGAAACAAGTGACATATTTGGACATTGTCGGGTTAATGTTGGACGGTACCCTGCCCACAAGTGATCAGCGTATTTCGTTGGAAGATCAATTGAAATCCGAATATGATTTTCCACAAGATGTACTTTCTATGCTGAAGCTGTTCCCCGAGAAGGCGAATTTAATGGATGTCCTAAGAACAGGAGTCTCAGCTATTGCCAGTTATGACGATGAACTCGAGGATCGGTCCCGAGAAGCGAACTATCGAAAATCGATCCGGTTGTTAGCCAAAGTGCCGCAAATCGTCGCTAACGGTTACCGTGCCGTATCCAAGCAGCCTTTCGTGGAACCGCGCAAGGATCTTTCCTATACTGGCAATTTTCTATATATGATTACAGGCAAAGAGCCCATGAAAATGGAGGAAATGGTGTTTGACCAATCCTTGATCGCGTACAGCGAACATGAAATGCCAAACTCCACTTTTGCCGCACGGGTTATCGCCTCGACCCAAGCCGATATATATGGAGCGTTAGCTGGTGCAGTTGCATCCCTTAAAGGCACTTTGCACGGCGGCGCGAACGAAGCGGTTATGAAAATGCTGCTCGAGGTTGGATCGGAAGCCGATATTGAACCGCTATTGATGGATAAATTATCCCGGAAAGAACGTATTATGGGCTTCGGTCACCGTGTTTATATGAAAAAAGTAGATCCGCGCGCAGTGCTTATGAAAGAAGCGTTAGCCGAATTGGTTAAGGAAAAGAATCAGCAGGAATTATTACGTATGTGCGTCATAGGGGAAGAAGTGATGAAGCGGGAGAAGGGACTTTATCCAAACCTGGATTATTATGCTGCCCCGGTTTATCATCTTCTCGGGATTCCCATTGAATTGTTTACACCGGTTTTTCTCGCCGCAAGAACGATCGGCATTTGTGCGCACGTTATAGAGCAGCATGAAAATAATCGGTTGTTCAGGCCGCGCGTCCTTTATAAAGGACCACGGAATTTACATCCCCAAGATTCTTCATATATTCAAATTGGAGAGGGAGAGCTGAATGAACACTGTTAA
- a CDS encoding 3'-5' exonuclease: MDFIAIDFETANANRSSACSLGLVEVKDGAVVSERSWLIDPGQPFDYRNIQIHGITESMVQGMPTFHELWPELQPLLDGKHIVAHNASFDMSVLRYCLDRASIEYPSFHYYCTYLLSKKMLNWLPSHKLNVLAEWYGIPLHHHDALDDAKACAHILLHLIQQEEQTSAERLSLDLGCKIGLIYPGGYKPFSAPAKKKTKAARTKVVPAAKNFISG; this comes from the coding sequence ATGGATTTTATAGCGATTGACTTTGAAACCGCAAACGCAAACCGCAGCAGCGCCTGTTCTCTCGGCCTGGTCGAAGTGAAGGACGGCGCCGTCGTGTCTGAACGGTCCTGGCTGATCGATCCCGGCCAGCCTTTTGATTACCGCAACATACAAATTCATGGCATAACGGAGTCGATGGTACAGGGCATGCCCACCTTTCATGAGCTTTGGCCTGAATTGCAGCCGCTGCTTGACGGCAAACACATCGTCGCGCATAACGCTTCATTTGACATGAGCGTACTGCGATATTGTCTTGACCGTGCTTCAATCGAATATCCAAGCTTCCATTATTACTGCACGTATTTGCTCAGCAAAAAAATGCTGAACTGGCTGCCCTCCCACAAACTGAACGTGCTTGCCGAATGGTACGGCATCCCGCTTCATCACCATGATGCGCTTGATGATGCCAAAGCCTGTGCGCATATATTGCTCCATCTGATCCAGCAGGAGGAACAAACCTCTGCGGAGCGGCTTTCCCTGGACTTGGGCTGCAAAATCGGCTTGATCTATCCGGGAGGGTATAAGCCCTTCTCGGCGCCGGCGAAGAAAAAAACAAAAGCCGCGAGAACCAAAGTCGTGCCGGCAGCAAAAAACTTCATCAGCGGATAA
- a CDS encoding bifunctional 2-methylcitrate dehydratase/aconitate hydratase has product MNTVKSIQANDVRVDPILVEIADYVLDHVVESEEAYHIAQHVLLDSIGTGILSLRFPECTKHLGPIVPGAFLPGGARVPGTRFELDPVHAAFNIGCMIRWLDYNDTWLAAEWGHPSDNLGSILATADYLSRRRVSEGLTPLKIKDVLTAATKAHEIQGVLALENSLNRVGLDHVLFVKVASTAVVTAMLGGNKDEVINALSNAWLDGGSLRTYRHAPNTGSRKSWAAGDATSRAVRLALMAVNGEMGYATALSAQNWGFQDVLFKGKELTLGRPLGSYVMENVLFKISFPAEFHAQTAVECSFELHESVKDRLDEISQITLTTHQSAIRIIDKKGPLNNPADRDHCLQYMVAIGLLFGTLTAEHYEDELANDPRIDALRDKMIVIEDEQYSKDYLDPAKRSIANAIQIHFKDGTHTEKVVCEYPIGHRRRRKEGLQKVIEKYEANLLTRFPRKKTADIIQLSLDYDRLLKTPVQQFMNMFVI; this is encoded by the coding sequence ATGAACACTGTTAAATCTATACAAGCGAATGATGTAAGAGTCGATCCGATCCTGGTTGAGATTGCGGATTATGTATTGGATCATGTTGTAGAGAGTGAAGAAGCATATCACATCGCTCAGCATGTCCTGTTAGATTCAATAGGAACTGGAATATTATCATTGCGATTTCCGGAATGCACGAAGCATCTCGGACCGATTGTTCCAGGGGCATTTCTGCCAGGCGGGGCAAGGGTACCAGGAACGAGATTCGAACTTGATCCTGTTCATGCGGCATTCAATATCGGCTGCATGATCCGGTGGCTCGATTATAATGATACCTGGCTTGCTGCCGAGTGGGGACATCCTTCGGATAACCTCGGAAGCATACTTGCAACCGCTGACTACTTAAGCCGAAGACGTGTATCAGAAGGGCTTACGCCACTGAAGATCAAAGATGTGCTGACTGCCGCCACCAAAGCCCATGAAATTCAGGGCGTACTGGCGCTTGAAAACAGCTTGAATCGCGTAGGTCTGGATCACGTGCTCTTTGTAAAAGTTGCGTCTACGGCAGTGGTTACGGCCATGCTGGGAGGAAATAAGGATGAGGTTATCAATGCGCTCTCCAATGCGTGGCTCGATGGCGGCAGTTTAAGAACTTACCGCCATGCCCCGAACACCGGATCGCGAAAATCCTGGGCGGCTGGCGATGCCACAAGCCGGGCGGTACGTCTGGCTCTGATGGCCGTAAACGGGGAAATGGGATATGCCACCGCGCTTTCGGCACAAAACTGGGGATTCCAGGATGTTTTATTCAAGGGTAAGGAATTGACCCTCGGACGCCCGCTTGGTTCTTACGTCATGGAAAACGTGCTGTTTAAAATTTCTTTCCCTGCTGAATTTCATGCACAAACTGCGGTCGAATGTTCCTTTGAACTTCACGAATCGGTGAAAGACCGGTTAGACGAGATCAGTCAAATTACGCTGACCACGCATCAATCGGCTATCCGGATCATTGATAAAAAAGGCCCTCTGAACAATCCTGCAGACCGGGATCATTGTTTACAATATATGGTTGCGATCGGGTTGTTGTTTGGTACGTTAACCGCAGAACATTATGAGGATGAGTTGGCAAATGATCCAAGAATCGATGCGCTTAGGGATAAAATGATCGTCATCGAAGATGAACAGTACAGCAAAGATTATCTCGATCCGGCGAAACGATCCATTGCCAATGCGATTCAAATACACTTCAAAGATGGAACTCACACGGAAAAGGTCGTTTGCGAATATCCGATTGGCCATCGGCGGCGGCGTAAAGAAGGTTTGCAGAAAGTTATCGAAAAATATGAAGCCAATTTATTAACGAGATTCCCGCGGAAAAAGACAGCCGACATTATACAACTCTCATTAGATTATGACCGCTTGCTTAAGACGCCGGTTCAGCAATTTATGAACATGTTTGTGATCTGA
- a CDS encoding response regulator transcription factor yields the protein MGILPNQAKAKILIVEDDPQIARIVLDHLRREDFECTWASTGLEGWEEFRRMKPDLAVVDIMLPEMDGFDLCRNIRLASDVPLLLMSAKQEDQAKVEGLELGADDYITKPFSLTEMTARIKSHLRRFRRYQHPDHVNKEQVWSYEGGLTLDIAKRQAVMEGRTLELTSKEWSLLHLLAAHPERLFTKKELYEHVWQQTDAEGNNTVTVHIKSLRGKLKEDPRDPRLIQTVWGSGYRFIGVKLP from the coding sequence ATGGGGATACTGCCTAATCAGGCGAAAGCCAAAATATTGATCGTCGAAGATGATCCGCAAATCGCGCGCATTGTTTTGGATCATTTGCGGCGGGAAGATTTTGAGTGTACATGGGCTTCCACCGGCCTTGAAGGTTGGGAGGAGTTCCGCCGGATGAAGCCGGATCTCGCTGTCGTGGATATTATGCTGCCGGAGATGGACGGTTTCGATCTATGCCGGAATATCCGTCTCGCCAGCGACGTGCCGCTTTTACTGATGAGCGCGAAGCAGGAGGACCAGGCGAAGGTAGAAGGGCTTGAGCTCGGAGCGGATGATTACATCACAAAACCGTTCAGTTTGACCGAAATGACGGCACGCATTAAATCGCATTTACGCAGATTCCGGCGTTATCAACATCCGGATCACGTGAACAAAGAGCAAGTCTGGAGCTATGAAGGCGGACTGACGCTGGACATCGCGAAACGGCAAGCTGTTATGGAAGGAAGAACCCTAGAACTGACCTCAAAGGAATGGTCGCTCCTGCATTTGCTTGCCGCTCATCCGGAACGTTTATTTACTAAAAAAGAGCTGTATGAGCATGTCTGGCAGCAAACGGACGCCGAAGGCAACAATACGGTGACCGTACATATCAAATCGCTGCGCGGCAAGCTGAAGGAAGATCCGCGCGATCCGCGCCTGATTCAAACCGTATGGGGCAGCGGATACCGCTTTATCGGAGTCAAGCTGCCATGA
- a CDS encoding carbohydrate kinase, translating into MDRDRQILALIKENPFISQQELSAKLGLSRSAVAGYISALMKKGEIIGRAYIVREESRITCIGGANIDRKSQTLQPIQYGTSNPATIKQSTGGISRNVAENLGRLGCRVSLITLIGDDQEGKWLMEETKRYGVDVSQCLAVNMEKTGTYTSVFNDTGEMVLAVADMQIYDQFSIEFIEARWSHLASSNIIFADSNLPKESLTYLIKRCEKEQLTLWVKPASAPKASRLPFNLQGIELLIANREETAVLTDLEIATIDDCKKAAEQIIQRGAKQVICTLGREGVFWAARDGRQEHLLPFQGEVPYSTGGEEALISGALFGMTHGEPFEQAVRLGMAASMITLQTSDAIADITIEQLYSLVKKITIHD; encoded by the coding sequence ATGGATAGAGATCGGCAAATTTTAGCGTTAATCAAAGAAAACCCATTTATTTCCCAACAAGAATTATCAGCGAAACTCGGACTGTCCAGATCAGCCGTCGCCGGTTATATATCCGCTTTAATGAAAAAAGGTGAAATCATCGGACGAGCCTACATCGTTCGGGAGGAGTCACGGATTACTTGCATCGGCGGGGCCAATATAGATCGCAAATCACAAACTTTGCAGCCTATTCAATACGGAACGTCCAACCCGGCAACGATTAAACAGTCTACCGGAGGCATATCGCGAAACGTGGCGGAGAATTTGGGCAGGCTGGGATGCCGAGTTTCCCTGATCACTTTAATCGGAGACGATCAAGAAGGAAAATGGCTCATGGAAGAAACCAAGCGCTACGGAGTGGATGTCAGCCAATGCTTGGCCGTGAACATGGAAAAAACAGGGACGTATACCTCTGTTTTTAACGATACAGGCGAAATGGTTCTCGCAGTTGCCGATATGCAAATCTACGACCAATTCAGCATCGAATTCATTGAAGCGCGTTGGTCGCATCTGGCATCGTCCAATATCATATTCGCCGATTCCAACCTTCCCAAAGAATCTTTGACTTATTTGATCAAAAGATGCGAAAAAGAACAGCTGACGTTATGGGTCAAGCCGGCTTCCGCACCCAAAGCTTCGAGACTCCCTTTTAATCTGCAGGGGATCGAGCTGCTGATTGCCAATCGCGAGGAAACAGCAGTATTGACTGACCTGGAAATTGCCACGATTGACGACTGCAAGAAAGCGGCTGAACAGATCATTCAACGCGGAGCCAAGCAAGTGATATGCACCTTGGGGCGAGAGGGAGTGTTCTGGGCAGCGCGTGACGGAAGACAAGAGCATCTCCTTCCCTTCCAAGGAGAGGTTCCGTACAGCACTGGCGGTGAGGAAGCCTTGATTAGCGGCGCGCTGTTCGGTATGACGCATGGGGAACCATTCGAGCAAGCTGTACGTTTAGGGATGGCTGCTTCAATGATCACCTTGCAAACCTCCGATGCCATTGCTGACATCACGATTGAGCAGCTTTATTCGCTGGTTAAAAAAATAACAATACATGATTAA
- a CDS encoding pseudouridine-5'-phosphate glycosidase yields the protein MKQYIELSAEVQQAKEEGKAIVALESTIISHGMPYPQNVKTAREVEQIIRDQGAVPATIAIIDGKIKIGLTDDELELFGKSSGVAKVSRRDLAQVIATKQLGATTVATTMICADLAGIRIFVTGGIGGVHKGAETTMDISADLDELAQTDVAVICAGAKSILDLGLTLEYLETKGVPVIGYQTEYLPAFYTRKSEHKLNFSTDSIEVIAETLKTKWELHLKGGAVIANPIPEEYAMDEEFINGIIAQAIKEAEDNHIIGKDSTPFLLGKIKDLTSGQSLAANIELVKHNAKVGSQIAVSFNNKTK from the coding sequence ATGAAACAATACATCGAACTGTCCGCAGAGGTACAACAAGCCAAAGAGGAAGGAAAAGCCATCGTGGCTTTGGAATCTACGATCATTTCCCATGGCATGCCTTACCCGCAAAACGTCAAAACCGCCCGCGAGGTTGAACAAATCATCCGGGATCAAGGCGCCGTTCCGGCAACGATCGCGATCATTGACGGAAAAATCAAAATCGGCTTGACGGATGATGAACTGGAGCTGTTCGGAAAAAGCTCAGGCGTGGCTAAAGTATCCAGACGCGATTTGGCCCAAGTGATCGCAACCAAACAACTGGGTGCAACGACGGTCGCAACGACCATGATCTGCGCTGATTTGGCGGGCATCAGAATCTTTGTCACAGGGGGGATCGGCGGGGTTCATAAAGGCGCAGAAACGACGATGGATATTTCCGCAGACCTTGACGAGCTGGCCCAAACGGATGTGGCCGTCATTTGTGCAGGCGCTAAATCCATCCTGGATCTGGGGCTTACCCTGGAATACCTTGAAACCAAAGGGGTACCGGTCATTGGATATCAGACGGAATATCTGCCGGCATTCTACACGAGAAAAAGCGAGCATAAGTTAAACTTCTCGACGGATTCTATCGAAGTTATCGCCGAAACGTTGAAAACCAAATGGGAGCTGCACCTGAAGGGCGGGGCCGTGATTGCAAATCCGATTCCTGAAGAGTATGCCATGGATGAAGAGTTTATCAATGGAATCATCGCTCAAGCGATCAAAGAGGCCGAAGACAATCATATTATCGGCAAAGACAGCACGCCATTCCTGCTTGGAAAAATCAAAGATTTAACAAGCGGCCAAAGCCTTGCTGCCAACATCGAGTTAGTCAAGCACAATGCGAAAGTCGGCAGCCAAATCGCAGTCAGCTTCAACAATAAAACGAAATAA
- a CDS encoding GMC family oxidoreductase — MATKLPKTDVVIVGVGWGGGIIAAELTKSGLSVVGLERGKERKTEDYYMVHDELRYALRYEMFQDLSKETITFRGNEKIRALPMRSYGSFLLGDGLGGSGVHWNGQTFRFLPYDFEIRSKTIERYGKSKIPDGMTIQDWGITYDELEPYFDKFEKTAGISGEENPLAGKRSAKYPTPPMKTTPGMKMFADSCKTLKYHPYHMPSANLSEQYTNPDGIARAACQYCGFCERFGCEYGAKADPVVTVIPVAVNTGKFELRTHSNVRRILHKGGKATGVLYVDTTTGEEYEQPADIVVMTSYVFNNTRLLLLSGIGKPYDPKSGTGVIGKNYAYQVLKGAGIGFYENKEFNIFAGAGSLGMCMDDFNGDNFDHKDLKFIHGANISFSQTGARPIQNNTVPPGTPTWGKDFKAASIKYANRHLNVGAQGACMPFRHHYLDLDTTYKDEFGDPLMRITFDFEDQDRELVKFMGTKCGEILKQMGADKVVANTELAPYEITTYQSTHNTGGVIMGGSPDTSAVNKYLQMWDMDNLFVVGASAFPHNSGYNPTGTVGALAYRAAEGVLKYHKKPGSLV; from the coding sequence AGAACGCAAAACCGAAGACTATTACATGGTGCACGACGAATTGCGTTATGCGCTTCGTTATGAAATGTTCCAGGATTTATCCAAAGAAACGATCACGTTCCGCGGGAACGAAAAAATCAGGGCTCTGCCGATGCGATCCTACGGTTCCTTTCTGCTGGGCGATGGCCTTGGCGGCTCCGGCGTTCACTGGAATGGACAAACCTTCCGTTTTTTGCCATACGATTTCGAGATTAGAAGCAAAACGATCGAACGTTATGGAAAAAGCAAAATTCCGGACGGCATGACCATTCAGGATTGGGGTATTACGTACGACGAGCTGGAGCCTTATTTTGACAAATTCGAAAAAACGGCGGGCATCTCCGGCGAAGAAAACCCGCTCGCAGGCAAGCGATCCGCCAAGTATCCGACGCCGCCGATGAAAACGACCCCGGGCATGAAGATGTTCGCCGACTCCTGCAAAACCTTGAAATATCATCCGTATCACATGCCTTCCGCGAACTTGTCGGAGCAATACACCAACCCGGACGGCATCGCGCGCGCAGCTTGCCAGTACTGCGGTTTCTGCGAACGTTTCGGCTGCGAATACGGCGCCAAGGCGGACCCTGTCGTGACGGTGATCCCGGTAGCGGTGAATACGGGCAAATTCGAGCTGCGCACGCATTCGAACGTAAGGCGGATTTTACATAAAGGCGGCAAGGCGACGGGCGTATTATATGTCGACACGACCACAGGCGAAGAATACGAACAGCCGGCGGATATCGTCGTGATGACGAGTTATGTTTTTAACAATACGCGGCTTTTGCTGCTTTCGGGAATCGGCAAACCCTATGATCCGAAGTCGGGAACGGGCGTCATCGGCAAAAACTATGCCTATCAGGTGCTTAAGGGAGCGGGCATCGGATTTTATGAAAACAAGGAATTCAACATCTTCGCGGGCGCAGGTTCGCTTGGCATGTGCATGGATGATTTCAACGGCGATAATTTCGACCATAAAGATTTGAAATTCATCCATGGCGCCAACATATCCTTCAGCCAAACCGGCGCGCGCCCAATCCAGAACAATACCGTTCCTCCGGGCACGCCGACATGGGGCAAAGATTTTAAGGCGGCATCCATCAAATATGCCAACCGGCATCTGAATGTGGGCGCTCAGGGGGCCTGCATGCCGTTCCGTCACCATTATCTTGACCTGGATACGACGTATAAAGACGAATTCGGCGATCCTCTAATGCGGATTACGTTCGACTTCGAGGACCAGGATCGGGAACTGGTGAAATTCATGGGGACCAAATGCGGCGAAATTTTGAAGCAGATGGGCGCGGATAAAGTCGTTGCAAACACGGAACTTGCGCCTTATGAAATTACGACCTATCAATCAACCCACAACACCGGAGGCGTCATTATGGGCGGCAGTCCCGATACCTCTGCGGTAAACAAATATTTGCAAATGTGGGATATGGATAATCTGTTTGTTGTCGGGGCTTCGGCATTTCCGCATAACAGCGGCTACAACCCTACGGGGACGGTAGGCGCGCTGGCTTACCGGGCGGCGGAAGGGGTTCTTAAGTATCACAAAAAACCGGGAAGTCTCGTTTAG
- a CDS encoding LysR family transcriptional regulator, whose protein sequence is MELRHLRYFVTVAEELHFGRAASRLNIAQPPLSQQIRQLENELGFPLLFRNKQRVELTEAGKVFLEECRLTLKHIERAANAAEQAHKGATGRLDIGFVGSTTYNIVPILQNYRLRFPSVNLVIHQMKTSNQLQALHDGSIHLAIVRTPIQNPLLNSKVILREKFIVALPDTHPLASRTSLRTQDLANEEFIIPSRNNGSIYHDAVINLCYKAGYQPKISMETPEILTIVAFVSAGVGVAFVPASFQNQRNIGVIYRELDEADYSMEMSFVWRKEEKSQVLQEFLKLME, encoded by the coding sequence ATGGAACTACGACATCTGCGTTACTTTGTTACCGTTGCTGAGGAATTGCATTTTGGCCGGGCCGCCTCCCGCTTAAACATTGCACAGCCACCCCTTAGCCAACAAATTCGCCAGTTAGAAAATGAATTGGGATTTCCGCTATTATTTCGCAACAAGCAACGAGTTGAACTTACAGAAGCGGGAAAGGTATTTTTAGAAGAATGCCGGCTGACTTTGAAACATATTGAAAGGGCTGCGAACGCCGCAGAACAGGCTCATAAGGGTGCTACAGGCAGACTTGACATTGGATTTGTAGGTTCGACTACTTATAATATTGTTCCTATTCTGCAGAACTATCGTTTGCGGTTTCCTTCAGTGAATTTGGTGATACATCAAATGAAAACGTCCAACCAATTGCAAGCTTTGCATGATGGAAGTATTCATTTGGCTATCGTTCGGACCCCAATCCAAAATCCTTTATTGAATTCCAAAGTCATTCTTAGGGAGAAATTCATCGTGGCTCTTCCAGATACGCATCCATTAGCAAGCCGAACAAGTTTACGTACACAAGATCTTGCCAATGAAGAATTTATTATACCTTCCCGAAATAACGGTTCGATTTACCATGATGCTGTTATCAATCTATGTTATAAAGCCGGATATCAGCCCAAAATATCTATGGAAACGCCGGAAATTCTGACCATTGTTGCTTTTGTATCTGCAGGTGTGGGTGTTGCCTTTGTCCCCGCCTCATTCCAGAATCAGAGGAACATCGGGGTCATCTATCGAGAGTTGGATGAAGCCGATTACAGCATGGAGATGTCTTTTGTGTGGAGAAAAGAGGAGAAATCGCAAGTTTTGCAGGAGTTTCTTAAACTGATGGAATAA
- a CDS encoding lactonase family protein yields the protein MTMENNRMLVFVGSYAEESTGGVYVYEFDEKLGELARLDQVSGLKNPTFLNLDTKQRRLYVISETAAEDGSKRSDAVSFHILPEEGKLREINRANALNGPSCHIQRSADNRYLTLASYHKGSISLVELKADGSVGPVLDIRNHQGQGLEQKSHVHSSFYSPDQRFLFVSDLGLDTIFIYRIDSGEGKLVLHGEAKVKQGAGPRHLTFHPNGKFAYVINELDSTVTAFSYDADQGALTEIETVSTLPEGTTVDNGCAEITISEDGRFLYGSNRGHDSIVVYAVDPAAGRLNVIQHVSVEGKHPRHFSIVPGGRYVLAVNRDTNNLTVFARDGESGKLSYTGKSYEISKPVCVWADRF from the coding sequence ATGACAATGGAAAACAACCGTATGCTTGTATTCGTAGGTTCTTATGCCGAGGAATCCACGGGCGGCGTGTATGTATATGAATTTGACGAAAAACTTGGGGAACTGGCCCGTCTGGATCAAGTCTCCGGACTAAAAAATCCGACTTTCCTTAACTTGGATACGAAGCAGCGCCGCTTGTACGTCATCAGCGAAACGGCTGCGGAAGACGGCTCGAAACGAAGTGACGCCGTTTCATTTCATATTCTTCCCGAAGAAGGGAAGCTGCGGGAGATCAACCGCGCGAATGCGCTTAACGGCCCTTCATGCCATATCCAGCGCAGCGCGGACAACCGTTATCTGACGCTTGCCAGCTATCATAAGGGTTCGATCAGCTTGGTTGAGCTGAAGGCAGACGGATCTGTAGGTCCTGTATTGGATATCCGGAATCATCAAGGGCAGGGGCTAGAGCAAAAATCGCATGTTCACTCCTCCTTTTACAGTCCGGATCAGCGTTTTTTGTTTGTAAGCGATTTGGGTCTGGATACGATCTTCATCTACCGGATCGATAGCGGGGAAGGGAAGCTTGTACTTCACGGAGAGGCTAAAGTCAAGCAAGGTGCGGGGCCGCGCCATCTGACCTTCCATCCAAACGGAAAGTTCGCCTACGTGATCAATGAGCTGGATTCCACCGTGACCGCGTTCAGCTATGATGCGGATCAAGGAGCGTTAACGGAAATCGAAACCGTATCGACGCTGCCTGAAGGAACCACCGTGGATAACGGATGCGCGGAAATTACCATTTCCGAAGACGGACGTTTTCTGTATGGTTCCAACCGGGGACATGACAGCATTGTCGTATATGCGGTTGATCCGGCGGCAGGCCGGCTGAATGTCATTCAGCATGTGTCCGTAGAAGGGAAGCATCCGCGGCATTTCTCCATCGTTCCAGGCGGCCGTTACGTGCTTGCGGTGAATCGGGATACCAACAATTTGACGGTATTTGCGAGAGACGGAGAGAGCGGCAAGCTGAGCTACACCGGCAAGTCGTATGAAATTTCGAAGCCTGTCTGCGTTTGGGCCGATCGGTTTTAA